The DNA segment GGTTATTTTCAATCCGTGAGTGCTTTTCATAATTTGGTGCAGCGCATCTTAAAAAAAGTTTTGATCTATGTGTACTTATTacttaagaaaataatttttttatatttattttaataaaaaaaccttaaataaacagtttaatttaaatttaaacacttTTATATTGTATTACTAATGAAATAAGTAAGCTAAGAAATTTTTTCTATCTAGCATCAAACTCAAACACAAGTGTTAGTTATGGAATAACAGGGCATAACATGAAAATTTGTTAATAACACATACAAAACAAACAAGTTTATACATATACTTTAACATTTTAAGAATTGAAATCCATCAATTTAGGTGGTATCCTATTAATCAAATGAATTTACTAGTTCAACAAAATGCTAGCTCGTAATTCTAGTAAATTTGAGAGGTTTATAGAGTGAAAGTTTATTACTCTATTCTATTCGGTAACATGTGTTGAAGTTTTGAAAGACAAGCTTCTAACAGCCTATGTTATTGCGTACTTGAGAACAATTTTTATTGTATTACACTTGGaaagtatctctattttattaataGGATATGCATCTCTTTAGAGTTTAGACCGCAGAAAATGATACATAAAAAATGTTGTCTTATTGTGTATATAATCACActataatcaataaattaatcactcgattaattcaaattaatttgtcgCACTTATTTAGTTGCCGTAAAAAATAAGATTTCTTTACCTTTTTCTTAGAATTGTTTTTATGcatcaaaatttgaatttttcttgaaaagaaaaattgttaTTCACATTCTAACAAATAGGATAATAATACTACATAAGCAGACGTAAATTCAAGtgtaaaacaaattgaaaaactgtacaaaacactaaaaaaattctCAGTTTGATTATAGTTGAGAACACGGGAGACCTATTCATCGTCACCGTGTGAAGTTGCAGATATGAGGCAGCGGCACAATGGGCAAGAATACGGCGACTGATGGTCGGCACAGCATCGGAGCCAGCAGAGCATGCAACGATCACGAAAAACATGCGAGCAATTTATGCGAACAACTTCTACACTTGAATCTTCGTTACCACGGCCAAACTTCTCCAAGCAAATAGCGCATTCAGCGTCATCATCTTGCTCATCGATTTTGGATCTCTCTAACAGATTCACGAGTTGTGCTAGTTCAAGAACGTTTTCACAGAGATCATCATTATAGATATCAGAATCTTGAACAATGTTGCGCCTGGTAACAACGTGAAGGTTCACAACAATCTCCCGCGTGTTAGAGTTACACCCTTCACGGCTTAGAATCTTTCTTGCAGTTTCGCCTATGAAAGGTAAAATTTGGTTCAATAACTCAGGGGATGCAGGCACTGAAGAAAAGATTTCATGCAATAAGATTGTGTCTTCTCTGTTGAGGTCTGTGAGTGGAGTGCAACTACATAGGATATCTGAGGGAACCAAGATTGCTTCAGTAGTTGTAGTAGAAGAAAATTCAACATCAGAGCCTTGGGTAATTTGGATCAATTCTTGGGTgcaattgagaatgatggagaaATAATCATCGAAATAAAACTCTTGTGGTATGGCTTGATTTTCAATGGGAGTAATTCGCAACGAAAAAACGGTGGATTCCATGGCAAAGTAACAAAAGTGATGGGTTCGTTTACTCTATGCTATGTAG comes from the Arachis duranensis cultivar V14167 chromosome 7, aradu.V14167.gnm2.J7QH, whole genome shotgun sequence genome and includes:
- the LOC107457645 gene encoding uncharacterized protein LOC107457645; translation: MESTVFSLRITPIENQAIPQEFYFDDYFSIILNCTQELIQITQGSDVEFSSTTTTEAILVPSDILCSCTPLTDLNREDTILLHEIFSSVPASPELLNQILPFIGETARKILSREGCNSNTREIVVNLHVVTRRNIVQDSDIYNDDLCENVLELAQLVNLLERSKIDEQDDDAECAICLEKFGRGNEDSSVEVVRINCSHVFRDRCMLCWLRCCADHQSPYSCPLCRCLISATSHGDDE